The window ATAACGGTGATAGCCACTATGCAACCCGAACTATATTCATAACAACCATTTTTTCGCTCATAACAATTCCTTTACTGGTGTTTCTGTATTATCACATTTAATAACTTTTATAAAGAAAGGATGAGAAGGTTTGCAACATGAGATTGTGATAGTTCTGGACTTTGGTGGTCAGTATAACCAGCTTATTGCAAGAAGAGTAAGAGAATGTGGGGTGTACTGTGAGATTTGGCCATACGACACACCTCTTGAAAAGATAGTTAGTAGAAATCCAAAAGGAATTATATTTACAGGAGGACCATCAAGTGTATACGAACCAAACGCTCCTATGATTGACAGAGAACTTTTTGAAAGTGGTATTCCAATACTTGGAATATGTTATGGAAACCAACTGATTGCTCATATTTTAGGTGGAAAAGTGTCAAGAGCATTATTTAGAGAATATGGAAAGACGCATATAAAATACGACATCTCTTCTCCTCTATTCAGCGGAATACCTGAACACTCTATATGTTGGATGAGCCACACAGACTTTGTGGAAAGACTTCCAGAGGGGTTTAAAGCTTTGGCATCTACCGAAAACTGCGCAATTGCAGCATTTGGTAATGATACCAGAAAAATATATGGTGTTCAGTTTCATCCTGAGGTTGTTCATACTGAGTATGGTCTGAAAATTATAGAAAACTTTTTATTTAACATATGTAATTGCCATGGTGATTGGAAAACTTCATCATTTATTGAGGAAAAGGTTAATGAGATAAAAAGTATTGTAGGTAACCAAAAAGTGGTATGTGCTCTTTCAGGTGGTGTTGACTCTTCTGTTGCAGCAGTCCTTGTTCACAAAGCGATAGGGAAAAATCTTTATTGCATATTTGTTGACCATGGTCTTTTGAGAAAAGGCGAAGCTGAGGAAGTTATGAGTGTTTTTAAAGATCAATTTGACATGAATGTAATCAAGGTTGATGCAAAAGATAGATTCTTAGATGCTTTAAAAGGTGTTACTGACCCAGAGGAAAAACGGAAGATCATTGGAAGAGAGTTTATCAGGGTATTTGAAGAGGAAGCAGAAAAACTTGGCGATATAAAGTTTTTGGTTCAGGGGACAATTTATCCCGACGTTGTTGAGAGCGGGGTCGGCAAGGCTGCAACTATAAAAAGCCACCACAATGTCGGTGGTCTTCCTGAAAAAATAAGATTTGAACAAATAATTGAACCTCTCAGAGAGCTATTTAAAGATGAGGTAAGAAGGGTAGGAATAGAATTAGGAATACCTGAAAAGATTGTTAAAAGACAGCCTTTCCCCGGACCCGGTCTTGCAATAAGGATAATTGGAGAGGTTACGCAGGAAAAGTTGGAGATATTGCGTGAGGTTGATTGGATCTTTAGAAAAGAGATTGAACAGAGTGGTCTTGACAATGAAATATGGCAGTACTTTGCGATATTAACCAATATGAGAAGTGTTGGTGTAATGGGTGATGAAAGAACGTATGATTACACAGTTGCTCTAAGAGCTGTTACAAGCATTGATGGGATGACAGCTGACTGGGCTAAAGTACCTTACGAGATTTTAGAGAGAGTTTCAAATGAGATTGTAAACAGTGTGAAAAAGGTCAACAGGGTGGTGTATGACATTACTTCAAAACCTCCTGCCACAATTGAATGGGAATAGCAAAAAATTTTTTTGATGGGCTTGAAATTTCTCACAGAAGGGTGTAACATATTTATAAGTTTCCTCTTTGGAAAGTAGAGAAAAGAAATGAAGTCTTATTTGGTAAGCTTGAGTTTAAAGTTAGTTATACTTATCTATCTGTGCTTGTGTATTAGCTTATATATATTCAAAAATGGCAGATGTTTTGTTAATTTCAGTAGCAGTGAGTGTTTTGCTTTTTTGTACAATCTATACCTTAGCGAAAGTTGTTGAAAGGATTCTTTCAAAACAATTTGCTATAGTCTACCTTGTAAGTCACTATTTGATTGTTATTCTGTTGATTTTTTTAATTTCATTTTTATTCATTTACAATGTCACAAAAGTTTTGTATATTGTAGTTCTTCTTATAAGCTATCCTATAGTGTTGTTAATCTCGTTTGGTATTGCCTATGTTTACTATAAAAAGATCTCAAGGAAGTGAAGAGAAAAATGGGCGAAGGTGTATTGAAGGTTTTATTTACCATTCCAATTGGGAAAGGTATACCTGTGAGAGTTGCAGTTGTTGAAATGTGGGCTGTGATGCTATTTTTGATTGCTCTTGCTTTTTATTTAACATCTAATATGAAGCTTGTGCCCACGAAAAAACAAATGATTGCTGAATTTATTGTTGATTCTATGAATAAGATAACTAAAAATTTTTTAGGTCATTATTGGCGTATTTTTTCGCCATATCTAGGAACTCTGTTTTTGTTCTTGCTAAGTATGAATTTGTTGGGGCTTTTCGGTTTTCAGCCACCAACAAGTAACTTGAATGTTACTGCAAGTTTTGGCGTGATGTCTATTTTAGTGTTGATAATCTCTACAATAATACTTAAAAATCCAATTAGATGGTTTTTAGATCACTTTAGACCCATCCTAATCATTTTCCCGTTTAAGTTTTTGGACTATTTCACAAGAACTCTTTCTCTGTCTGCCCGATTATTTGGTAATATTCTTGCTGGGACTACCATCATGGAGCTCATTTACCATGGCCTTATAAAGTCCCATATACCTCCTGTTGGTATTCCAGCATTAGCAAGTTTATATTTTGATATATTTGATGGAGTTTTACAGGCAATAATCTTTACATTTCTTTCCTTAATTTACCTTTACGAAGCCTTGGAAGAATAATCTATTATTTTTGGAGGTGTTTTTAGATGACTGCATTAGCAGCTGGTATAGCGATGCTGGCAGGCTTGGGTGTTGGTATTGGTATTGGTATTGCAACTGCAAAAGCATCCGAGGCAGTTGGACGCCAACCAGAAGCACAAGGAAGAATTATGCCGATCTTTTTCCTTGGTGCAGCTCTTGCAGAGGCAGTTGCTATCTACAGTTTTGTTATTGCAATATTATTAGTTTTAAAGGTTAAATAAGCGCTCTCCATGTCTGTGGGGAGCGTCATCTCTTTTCAGTGTTTGAATTTTACTAAGATAGAAACAATTTTTTGTGAACGAGGCTAAGAAGGAGATGATAGAATAAAATGTTTAACCTTGAGATTTTTGAAAATATATTCTTTTGGGCAATTATAAACTTTTTGATACTTTACTTTGTATACAAAAAGTTTTTCTTCCAAAGAGTTACACAATTTATAGAGAAAAGATCCCAGATGATTCAAGAACAGCTTGATTTTGCAGCAAAGTCAAAAGAAGAAGCGATAAAGATGAAAGAAGAATATGAAAACATAATTTCTAAGGCGTATGAAAGGGCAAATGAAATTGTTGAAAGCGCAACCTCAGAGGCACAAAAACAAGCAGCCGAAATTATTGAAAATGCAAAGCTTGAAGCTAACAGAATTATTGAAGATGCTCTCAGACAATTTGAGATTGAAAAGAAGAAGCAAATAAACGAACTCAAAAATCAGTTTGTTTCAATTGCGCTTCTTGCTGCATCGAGAGTTATTGAGAAAAATTTGAATACGGAGGAAAATAGGAAGATGGTTGAGAATATATTTGATGAGGCAGGGGTTGCTTAAAGATGTTGCCAGCAAAAAGATATGCAGAAGCTCTTATAAAGCTTGGGCAAGAGGAAGGAAAGCTGGAGAAATTTTATGAACATTTGTTCAAATTATTTGAGATTATTAAAAGTAATAATGAATTTAACAATATTTGGTTCGATTTAGAAATGAAGCGTTCAGAAAAGAAACAAAAAATCAGAGTATTCCTTGGTGATGACATTGATAGTTATATCTTGAACCTTCTTTATATTCTCATTGATAAACGCAGGGAAATAATTCTTCCTTATATACCTATTTATTACAAACAGATGTATGACAAAATTGTAGGCAATGTAGATGTGCAGGTTATTGTTGCTCATGAAATTGGAAGCGATGTGTTAACCAAAATTTCTAAATGGCTTTTGAGAAAGTATGGAGTCAAAAATCCAAGATTCATTGTAAAGGTTGACAAAAGTATAATTGGTGGGATAAAGCTATTATTTAATAACATTGAAATTGATGCTTCAATAAAGGGTGCTCTTGATTCAATGAGAAAAGAGCTTGTAAAGATAGCTATTTTGTAGGGGTGAGATATCAAATGATTGATGTAACAATTAGACCAGATGAAATTGCTTCAATAATAAAGGATCAGATAAAAAACTATGAAAAAAAGATTGAAACAAGTGATGTTGGCGTTGTCATAATGGCGGGTGACGGTATTGCGAGAATACATGGCCTTGACAACTGCATGGCTGGGGAACTTTTAGAATTTCCAAATGGAGTTTTTGGAATGGCTCTCAACTTAGAAGAAGATAATGTTGGTTGTGTTATACTTGGGAATGATAAGGAAATAAAGGAAGGCACCATTGTAAAAAGGACAGGTAGAGTTGTTGAAGTACCTGTAGGAGAAGAACTTTTAGGAAGAGTTGTAAATGCTCTGGGTCAACCCATAGATGGTCTTGGGCCCATCAATGCCAAAAAATTCAGACCTGTTGAGAGAATAGCTCCTGGTGTAATTGAAAGAGAACCTGTTAAAACTCCTCTTCAGACAGGTATAATGGCAATTGACGCTATGATTCCTATCGGAAGAGGGCAGAGAGAGCTTATAATTGGTGATAGGCAAACTGGTAAAACTGCAATTGCAATAGATACGATTATAAACCAGAAAGATCAAGGTGTTTATTGCATCTATGTAGCAATTGGGCAAAAGGCATCTACAGTTGCTCAGATAGTTCATACCTTAAAAGAATACGGTGCGATGGATTATACCATTGTTGTGAGTGCAACAGCAAGTGACTCAGCTCCTCTTCAATTCTTAGCTCCATATGCAGGTTGTGCGATGGGAGAAGAGTTTATGGAGTCGGGCAAGGATGCACTCATTATATACGATGACCTCTCTAAACACGCTGTTGCATACAGAGCAATGTCTCTTTTACTAAGACGTCCACCTGGGAGAGAAGCTTACCCTGGCGATGTGTTTTACTTGCATTCAAGACTTTTGGAAAGAGCAGCAAAACTGAATGCTGAGCGTGGAGGAGGATCTCTTACCGCACTGCCAATAATAGAAACTCAAGCAGGTGACGTTTCAGCATATATTCCTACGAATGTCATTTCAATTACAGATGGGCAGATATACCTTGAAAGTGAGCTATTTTATGCAGGTATTAGGCCTGCGATAAATGCTGGCATTTCCGTCTCAAGAGTTGGTGGTAATGCCCAAATAAAGGCAATGAAAAAGGTTGCAGGAAGGCTCAGACTTGATCTTGCTCAGTACCGTGAGCTTGAAGCTTTTGCTCAGTTTGGTTCAGAACTCGATAAGTCAACGCGAGAAAGACTTGCTCAGGGGCAAAGAATTGTAGAGACGTTAAAACAGCCACAATACCAGCCGCTTCCTGTATGGTATCAGGTTGTGATTTTGTACAGTGCTGTAAATGGTTATCTGATGGATATAGAAGTTTCAAAGGTTAGGGAATTTAATGAAAAACTTGTACAGTATATATCAGCAAACTATACCCAGATATTTGATTCTATAAAAGAGACAAAGGATTTAATACCTGAAACAGAGGAACTTTTGAAGAAGGTCATAGAAGAGTTCAAAGAGAGATTTAAGAGTAACAAGTAGGTGAGATTACAAGATGGCGAACAAAACGAGATGGATAAAATCAAGAATCAGAAGCGTCAATGAAACAAAAAAGATAACAAGAGCAATGTATCTTATTTCTGCATCAAAGATGAAAAGGCTTAGAGATAAACTTGATAATACAAGACCTTATTTTGACAAGGTAAATGAGTTTATGAAAGACTTGATTTTGCATGGAGTAAAAACCCCGCACATTCTTTTTGAAGGATCATATGAAGAGGGAAAAAAAAAGATTGGGGTTATAGTTATCAGTGGCGACAAAGGTTTATGTGGAGGATACAATGCCAACGTTCTGAGAAGTACAACCAGTTTATATGAAAATTTAGCAAAAGAAGCGGATGTAATGTTTTTCCCTATCGGTATGGTGGGACGAAACTTTTTAGTTCGCCATGGGTATCAGGTTGATGAAGGTTTTAATTACCAGACACAGTCTGTTTCTGTAAAACTTGCAAGACTCATTTCTCAAAGAGTTGTAAAAAAATATTATACAGGTGAAATTCATGAAGTTTATATTGTTTACACAAAACTTGTTTCAACAATAAGGCAAGAAGTTACTATAAAAAAGCTTTTGCCTCTTGACAAAACAGAATTTGGTATAGAAGAAGACAAAAGCGATGAGATGATAATCTATGAGCCAGACCCAGTTTCTGTGCTTGACATTGTTATTTACGAATATATCAAGGGAATTATCTTTGGTGCTATGATGGATTCATATGTAAGTGAACTTGCGGCAAGAATGACTGCAATGGACAATGCCACAAAAAGTGCTGATGAGATGATACAAAAACTTATTTTAAAACTTAACAGAGAACGTCAGGCTGTGATCACTCAAGAAATTTCAGAAATTATAAGTGGTGCTGCTGCTTTGAAATGATATTTTTAACAATCTTATTTTGATTGAGGGAGTGTAGTCAAAAATGGAACAAAATGTAGGATATGTTGTCCAGATTATAGGACCTGTTATTGATATACGATTTGAGAATGAAAGTTTACCAGCCATCAACAATGCTATTGAAATTAACTTTGATGGTAAAAAACTTGTTGCTGAAGTTGCCCAACATCTTGGAAATGACACTGTTCGATGTGTAGCATTAGGTTCCACCGACGGACTTAGAAGAGGTGTAAAAGCAACAGACACAGGTGGACCTATTAAAGTACCTGTAGGGAGAGGGACGCTTGGCAGAATATTTAATGTGTTGGGAGAGCCTATTGACAATAAAGGGGAAGTAGTAGCTTCAGATTACTGGCCCATTCACAGAAGTGCACCGTCGTTTGAAGAACAGGTACCTGCAGTTGAAATTTTTGAGACAGGTATAAAAGTCATTGATCTTTTAGCTCCGTACGCAAAAGGTGGTAAGATAGGACTTTTTGGTGGTGCAGGGGTTGGTAAGACTGTCCTTATAATGGAGCTTATAAGAAATATAGCAACAGAGCACGGTGGTTTTTCAATTTTCACAGGTGTTGGTGAAAGGACAAGAGAAGGTAACGACCTTTGGCTTGAGATGAATGAGTCTGGTGTTATAGAGAAGACTGTATTGGTGTTTGGCCAAATGAACGAGCCGCCTGGGGCAAGAATGAGAGTAGCTCTGACCGGGCTTACCATGGCTGAGTATTTCAGAGATGTAGAAGGGCAAGATGTTCTTCTGTTTATTGACAATATTTTTAGGTTCATCCAAGCAGGTTCTGAAGTGTCTGCTCTTTTAGGAAGAATTCCTTCGGCAGTTGGGTATCAACCAACACTTGCAAACGAGGTAGGTGCATTACAGGAAAGAATAACTTCTACAAAAAGAGGATCAATTACCTCTGTACAAGCTATATATGTGCCTGCCGATGACCTTACAGACCCGGCACCTGCTACAACCTTTGCACATTTAGATGCAACAACAGTTTTATCAAGACAGATTGCTGAGCTTGGAATATATCCTGCAGTTGACCCTCTTGATTCAACCTCACGTATACTTGACCCGCGAATTGTGGGAGAAGAACACTATTATGTTGCAAGGACTGTCCAGCAAATACTTCAAAGATACAAAGAGCTTCAGGACATTATTGCTATTTTGGGTATGGATGAGTTATCTGAGGAAGATAAATTAATTGTCTACAGAGCAAGAAAAATTCAGAGATTTTTATCCCAGCCATTCTTTGTGGCTGAAGCTTTCACAGGAAGACCTGGAAGATATGTGAGGTTAAAAGACACTATAAGAGGGTTTAAAGAGATAATTGAAGGGAAGATGGACCATATTCCTGAACAGTATTTTTACATGGTAGGAACGATAGATGAGGTATATGAAAACTACGAAAAAGACATAAAAGGCAAATAAATCTTGAGGTGAATTTAAAGATGGCTGAATTTGAATTAGAGGTTCTCCAGCCTGAAAGAGTCTTTTTTAAAGACAAGGTTGAAATGATTGTTTTACGAACAATAGATGGCGAAATAGGTATTATGGCGAACCATCAGCCTATTGTTGTGCCTATTGGCATTGGAAAGTTGAGGATAAAAAAAGATGGAAGGTGGAGAGAAGCAGCTATTGCTGGTGGTTTGCTTGAAGTGAAAAACAATAAGGCAACAATATTAAGTGATGCTGTAGAGTGGCCAGAGGAGATAGACAAGCAAAGAGCGCTTTTGGCAAAAGAGAGGGCAGAAAAGAGACTTGAGCAAAAACTTCCTCCTGATGAATTTGAAAGGTACAAAGCAGCGCTGTACAGAGCACTAAACAGGCTAAAACTTGCCGAAGAAAATAAAAAGGAGATATAAAAAGGGCAGTGCAAAGGAAATGCACTGCCTCATTTATTTTTTCTTTTTTCCTTTTTTCTTTTCGGATTTTGTTTCCTTTTTTGATTTGCTATTTGTCTCTTCTTCAGGTGAGGAATTTTCATCTTCAATCTCGGTTTTTTCTTCATAGTTCTCTGATTCTTCCTTTATATCTTCATCATCCAATAATATTTCTTCTTCCACTTCTAATTCTTCTAAGTCTAATGGTGCGTCCACAAGGTCAAGTTCTTCATCAGGTAACTGACTTAGAATATCTGGTTCTATGTCTACAAAATCATTTTCAAATAACTCTGAGCCAGTTTCTTCTTTGATTGTTTCTTCTTCAATTTCTGAATCATCCACAACTCCAGTGAGCAGTCTTTCTTCAAAACAAGACTCACACATGTCTTGGTCTTCTGGAATATACTCTTCATGACAGTATGGGCATAGCTTCATATTTGCCTCTGTAACCTTTTTTAGCTGTTCTAAATCCTTTTTGCACACAGGACACAAATCTTGGTCTTCTGGGATTCTATTCAGTTCACATCTCGGACAGTATTTATAACCCATTTTCTTTCCTCCTAAAATATGATGTGCTATCACAATAATATTAATTACTCTTCAAGAAAAAATCAACTAAAATTTGCTTAACATTATCAATCATTTTTGCTACTATAAAAACATAAGGAGTAAAAGAAAAAGGGAGAAAAAGAGATTTAGTGTTTGGATATGTTGTTCCTTATAAGCCAGAACTAAAAATGCGAGAATATGAATATTACAATGCAGTTTACTGTGGTGTATGTCTTCAGACTAAAAAAGTAGGAAATCTTCCGCGGGTATTTCTTAACTATGATTTTGTTTTTTTGTATCTTGTGCTAAAAGAGCATTTTAATGTCAAAGATGAGTTAGGAAAAACAAGATGTTTTGTTCACCCAATCAAGAAAAGGCTTTTTATAAAATCTAATGAAATCTTGGAATATGTGAGCAATCAGATGATTCTTTTGAGTTTTTTTAAGCTTTATGATAACATTCTTGATGAAAAGAATTTATTAAGTTATGTCCCTTATAACATTTTGAAATTGTATATAAATAAGATAACAAAATCACACAGGGCAACGTTTGAGAAGATAAAGGAATTATTTAAAAGACAAATATCCCTTGAGAAAAATGGCTGTGAAAGTATAGATGAACTTGCGCACAATTTTGGTAATATCTTGGGAGAAATATTTGCATACAATGACCAAGAATTTTTGAGACAAATTGGATATTATACAGGTGTGTGGGTATACATCATTGACGCTATTGACGACTATATTGATGATGTGAAGAAAAAGAGATATAATTGTCTGAAGTACCACTTTGAAAAGTGTAGGCAAGATAAAAGACTTTTTGAATACGAACTCAGTATTTTGAAGATTAGTTTGGAAAATTATCTTGCTATATTAAGTAACTATGTTAAGGGGTACAATAATTCAATACTAAACAACATTGTTCAGGTTGGTATGTACTCAAAAACACAGCAGGTTTTAGAGCGTTTTAAAACAAACTTCTTTAAGGAGTTGAAGGAGCAATGAGAGACCCTTATGAGGTTTTGGGTGTGAGAAAAGGTGCTTCAAAGGAAGAAATAAAAAAAGCTTATCTTGAACTTGTAAAAAAATACCATCCAGATAAGTTTAAGGACAATCCTTTAAGAGAACTTGCAGAAGAAAAGTTAAAAGAGATAAATGAAGCATATAATATCCTTATGAATGATCAATATTCAAACTATGAATACTCTACATACGATCAAACTTCTCTTTACCAACAGGTGAGAGACTTGATTATGCAGGGTAATATAGCTCAAGCAGAAAGTATACTAAATCAAAACCCTCGAAATGACGCAGAATGGTTCTATTTGATGGGAATAATATATCAAAAAAGAGGATGGATAAACCAAGCATACCGATACTTTATTGAAGCCTACAATCGTGACCCTGGGAACTATGAGTACAGGCGTGCAAAAGAACAGTTTGAAATGGCTTCAAGAAATTATGAATGGTCAGCATACAATAGGGGATATAGGAGGCATAATGACTGCGACATTTGTACAATATGTCAGATAATTGCATGTTGGGAATGTTGTTGTGATAACGATATTGGTTGCTAAGGAGGTTACCTTTTTGTGGTAAAGCTTTATACGCTTTCAAATGGTATAAGACTTGTATATGAAAAAATTGATACAGTTAAAACTGTGAGTATAGGTATTTGGGTTTTGGCTGGTTCAAGGTATGAAACAAAAAAGAGTAATGGAATTTCCCATTTTATCGAGCATATCCTATTTAAAGGCACAAAAAACAGAAGCTCGAAAGAAATTGTATATGAAATTGAATCAATTGGTGGACAGATAAATGCTTTTACTGCAAAGGAGTATACTTGTTTTTATGTAAGGATTTTAGATGAGTTTTTGCAAAAAGGTTTTGATATATTATCAGACTTAATTTTAAATCCTGTCATTAGTGTAGAAGAGATAGAGAAAGAAAAAACAGTAATTATTGAAGAAATCAATATGACAAAAGAGGATCCTGAAGAGATACTATATCAGTCACTTAATGATTTGATATGGGGGAATCAAACACTCTCATATCCCATAATTGGAAGAGAAGCCACTGTAAAAAAGATAGATAAGAACAAAATTGAAAATTATATGAGAGAAAGATATATTCCTCAGAATATTGTAATATCTGTTGCTGGCAACTTTGAAGAAGAAAAACTTGTAAAGTTTGCAGAGATGTATTTTGGAGATTGGAAGAGTGTAAATAATAAAAAAGGCAATTTTAATTTTATTTCAAAACCGAGTTTTAATAGAGGTTTTGTTATTAAAAACAAGAAAATTGACCAAGCTCATTTGGCTATCACATTTGAAGGTTTTGGGCAGGAAGATGAAAAGGTTTATGAGCTTTTAGTTTTGTCTAATATTCTTGGTGGAGGGATGAGTTCAAGACTTTTCCAAAGAATAAGAGAGGAATTAGGACTTGTATACAGCATAACTTCGTTTGTAAGTACATTCAAAGATGCTGGAGTTCTCATTGTCTATGCGGGAACAAACCCAAAAAATATTTCAGCGGTGTACAAAGAAATCATGGAACAACTGCGTCTGTTTTTGAGGGGTGAAATCTTACTTGATGAGGTTGAGGTTGCCAAACAGCAGATAAAGGGAAGTATTATATTTGGGCTTGAAAATACAAGCAGCCGAATGTCGAACATGGGGAAAAATATGTTACTTTTAAACAAAATTATGGAACTTGAACACATTACAAGGATTATAGATTCAATTGACCATACAAAGGTGATTAACACAGCAAAAGAAGTTTTGTCAAAAGAATTTTCAGTTGCTGTTGTTGGAAATAAAAAAGAGATTGATTTAAAAATCTTTGATCAAAGAGTATTGACGTACTAGAAAGGAGAATGCATTTATGGTCTTGAAGGTAAAAAGAGCAGAGGATGCAAAGGATCTGCCGCTTCCAGCATATATATCAAGCGGGGCGGCAGGAATGGACCTGTTCGCGTGTGTTGAAAAAGAAGAGATTATAAACCCCGGTGAGATAAAGCTTATCCGAACAGGTCTTTACATTGAACTTCCGGAAGGATATGAAGCACAGGTACGACCTCGCAGTGGTCTTGCTTTAAAACATGGCATTACTGTTTTAAATTCTCCTGGAACAATCGATAGTGATTACAGAGGGGAGATAGGAGTAATATTAATTAACTTGGGCACGGAGCCTTTTGTAGTAAAGAGAGGAGATAGGATAGCTCAGATGGTAGTTTCAAAGTTTGAAAGAGTAGAAAAGATTGAAGAGGCAGAAGAGCTATCAACAACATCCAGAGCAGACAGAGGATTTGGTTCAAGTGGTGTGTAAAAAAGGTAGGAGGGTAACAGTATGCTTTTGAGCGAAATAAAAAATTCAAAACCTGTTGTATGTCAGCAGTCAGGCAAAATTGTTGGAAGTTCTGAGTCGTTGGAGTTGGTAATTGACGATGAAGGAAATATACTGAGCATTGAACTAAAAAAGAAACGAGGATTTAGGTGGGAGTCAACAGTAATTCCATGGGATGATATTGTTGTGATTGGTGAGGATGTAATAATTGCAAATATAAAAGAGGGGGAACATGAATGATTCTTCCAACCTCTTTTTTTGGCTTTTCAAAGT is drawn from Caldicellulosiruptor diazotrophicus and contains these coding sequences:
- a CDS encoding DUF5685 family protein; this encodes MFGYVVPYKPELKMREYEYYNAVYCGVCLQTKKVGNLPRVFLNYDFVFLYLVLKEHFNVKDELGKTRCFVHPIKKRLFIKSNEILEYVSNQMILLSFFKLYDNILDEKNLLSYVPYNILKLYINKITKSHRATFEKIKELFKRQISLEKNGCESIDELAHNFGNILGEIFAYNDQEFLRQIGYYTGVWVYIIDAIDDYIDDVKKKRYNCLKYHFEKCRQDKRLFEYELSILKISLENYLAILSNYVKGYNNSILNNIVQVGMYSKTQQVLERFKTNFFKELKEQ
- a CDS encoding J domain-containing protein; this encodes MRDPYEVLGVRKGASKEEIKKAYLELVKKYHPDKFKDNPLRELAEEKLKEINEAYNILMNDQYSNYEYSTYDQTSLYQQVRDLIMQGNIAQAESILNQNPRNDAEWFYLMGIIYQKRGWINQAYRYFIEAYNRDPGNYEYRRAKEQFEMASRNYEWSAYNRGYRRHNDCDICTICQIIACWECCCDNDIGC
- a CDS encoding M16 family metallopeptidase, which translates into the protein MVKLYTLSNGIRLVYEKIDTVKTVSIGIWVLAGSRYETKKSNGISHFIEHILFKGTKNRSSKEIVYEIESIGGQINAFTAKEYTCFYVRILDEFLQKGFDILSDLILNPVISVEEIEKEKTVIIEEINMTKEDPEEILYQSLNDLIWGNQTLSYPIIGREATVKKIDKNKIENYMRERYIPQNIVISVAGNFEEEKLVKFAEMYFGDWKSVNNKKGNFNFISKPSFNRGFVIKNKKIDQAHLAITFEGFGQEDEKVYELLVLSNILGGGMSSRLFQRIREELGLVYSITSFVSTFKDAGVLIVYAGTNPKNISAVYKEIMEQLRLFLRGEILLDEVEVAKQQIKGSIIFGLENTSSRMSNMGKNMLLLNKIMELEHITRIIDSIDHTKVINTAKEVLSKEFSVAVVGNKKEIDLKIFDQRVLTY
- the dut gene encoding dUTP diphosphatase, whose product is MVLKVKRAEDAKDLPLPAYISSGAAGMDLFACVEKEEIINPGEIKLIRTGLYIELPEGYEAQVRPRSGLALKHGITVLNSPGTIDSDYRGEIGVILINLGTEPFVVKRGDRIAQMVVSKFERVEKIEEAEELSTTSRADRGFGSSGV
- a CDS encoding PRC-barrel domain-containing protein, coding for MLLSEIKNSKPVVCQQSGKIVGSSESLELVIDDEGNILSIELKKKRGFRWESTVIPWDDIVVIGEDVIIANIKEGEHE